In a genomic window of Candidatus Zixiibacteriota bacterium:
- a CDS encoding zf-HC2 domain-containing protein — MNDKCQRFQEALPLFFAGSIGEEEKTELVAHLKGCDECRQMYQQELALLATAAADQIGNPLTDHVNSDLLDRYVFTPEKLGETQQVRIKEHLAECAICREIVQKIELLPAELDDLVTGYETPLITSIDSLSAQPPEASRPKITKLFPGMWQSALAAAAAIVMLLGISQYPERHDVPMLDIQFPLQMRNAGSELVFEIPSDPSRLRAKVFVDPEDDHLYNLQISQANDSTIVSSLEHISVFDQQGFTYIGASIGPGEYFLTLSDIEDADTLTQHQSFRVVLNR; from the coding sequence ATGAACGATAAATGTCAACGGTTTCAGGAGGCCTTGCCCCTATTCTTTGCCGGTAGCATCGGCGAAGAAGAGAAGACCGAATTGGTAGCCCACTTGAAAGGGTGCGACGAGTGCCGGCAAATGTACCAACAAGAACTAGCGCTGTTGGCGACTGCGGCCGCTGATCAGATCGGCAATCCGCTGACTGATCATGTTAACTCGGATTTGCTGGACCGATACGTTTTCACGCCGGAGAAACTCGGCGAGACACAGCAGGTGAGAATCAAAGAACACCTGGCCGAATGCGCTATTTGTCGAGAGATTGTTCAAAAGATCGAACTCCTTCCGGCTGAGTTGGACGATTTGGTCACAGGCTACGAGACGCCCTTGATAACGTCAATCGATTCACTTTCCGCGCAACCCCCCGAAGCAAGTCGCCCCAAGATTACCAAGCTTTTCCCCGGTATGTGGCAGAGCGCGTTGGCTGCCGCCGCGGCTATCGTAATGCTGCTGGGTATTTCCCAGTATCCAGAAAGGCACGATGTGCCCATGCTTGATATTCAATTCCCTCTTCAGATGCGCAATGCCGGCTCCGAGCTTGTCTTTGAAATCCCGAGCGATCCCAGTCGCTTGCGGGCTAAAGTATTTGTCGATCCTGAAGATGACCACTTATACAACCTGCAAATCTCTCAAGCCAACGACAGCACGATTGTATCTAGTCTGGAGCACATCTCTGTTTTCGATCAACAGGGCTTCACTTATATAGGTGCATCAATCGGCCCCGGTGAGTATTTCCTCACTTTAAGCGACATCGAAGATGCCGACACACTGACCCAGCATCAGTCATTCAGAGTAGTGCTGAACAGGTGA